The following coding sequences lie in one Gemmatimonadaceae bacterium genomic window:
- a CDS encoding PadR family transcriptional regulator, producing the protein MAATNPAELLPGTLDMLVLRTLVRGPEHGYGIAERVKELSHDVLQVGESSLYPALQRLLLDGCVRAEWGTSENNRRARYYTLTQAGRKQLAAERKKFDRVVTAIQAVLEFA; encoded by the coding sequence GTGGCAGCGACAAATCCGGCGGAGCTCCTTCCCGGCACGCTCGACATGTTGGTCCTGCGAACGCTCGTCCGCGGGCCCGAGCACGGGTACGGCATCGCCGAGCGAGTGAAGGAACTGTCGCACGACGTGTTGCAGGTCGGGGAGAGCTCCCTCTACCCCGCCCTGCAACGCCTTCTCCTCGACGGCTGCGTTCGGGCGGAGTGGGGGACGTCGGAGAACAACCGTCGCGCGCGATACTACACGCTCACGCAAGCCGGTAGAAAGCAGCTCGCCGCCGAGCGCAAGAAGTTCGACCGCGTCGTGACGGCGATCCAAGCCGTTCTCGAATTCGCTTGA
- a CDS encoding class I SAM-dependent methyltransferase, translating to MPFLRTRRCPCCQWAGTRFRTIAFVEYSRGDAQCPSCGAMERHRALSSFYPGFLKSLPRQPGRAIHFAPERPLVSSIEPYCKAYQTSSYPKQGWADLNLDLMKLDLPDASCDLFVMNHVLNCVPDDKPVVREMARVLTPGGMVLATMGLKEGRTFEHPRESNETYRDYGIDDLPSRFAPFGMRTVYAADNLDAPARRLHGIPEAIPVLVLIKT from the coding sequence GTGCCATTCCTTCGCACACGGCGATGCCCGTGTTGCCAGTGGGCGGGCACGCGCTTCCGCACCATCGCGTTCGTCGAATACTCGCGTGGGGACGCCCAGTGTCCCTCGTGCGGAGCGATGGAGCGGCATCGGGCTCTGTCTTCCTTCTATCCGGGCTTTCTCAAGTCGCTCCCGCGCCAACCCGGCAGAGCGATTCACTTCGCCCCGGAAAGGCCGCTCGTCTCGTCCATCGAGCCGTACTGCAAAGCGTATCAGACCAGCTCATATCCCAAGCAGGGGTGGGCGGATCTGAATCTCGATCTAATGAAGCTCGACCTGCCCGATGCGTCGTGCGACCTCTTCGTCATGAACCACGTGCTCAACTGCGTGCCGGACGACAAGCCCGTCGTTCGGGAAATGGCGCGCGTGCTGACGCCCGGCGGAATGGTGCTCGCCACGATGGGCTTGAAGGAGGGACGGACGTTCGAGCACCCGCGGGAGAGCAACGAGACGTATCGAGATTACGGAATCGACGATCTCCCGAGCCGGTTCGCCCCATTCGGCATGCGAACTGTTTACGCTGCCGACAATCTCGATGCGCCGGCGCGCCGCCTTCACGGAATTCCCGAGGCGATCCCCGTCCTCGTTCTCATCAAAACCTGA
- a CDS encoding BPL-N domain-containing protein — protein sequence MYSRILGACLVAAACSSRAPEPATVLLFNGSGASAGDVTAVERILQDAHLSYAMASSRQLDAMTAANLRAYRLLIVPGGNFERIGNSLTPAAAAHVRDAVQGGLNYLGICAGAFFAGNSPYNGLNLTSGVRFPFFAAEARGVRKASVQIDVAGSTPLEQYWEDGPQLTGWGDVVAKYADGTPAIAQGSFGNGWVILLGTHPEAPDSWRNALGFTTSGAASRAFAVTLTTAALNATRLQHY from the coding sequence ATGTACTCCAGGATTCTTGGCGCATGCCTTGTCGCGGCCGCCTGCAGCAGTCGCGCGCCCGAGCCGGCGACCGTTCTCCTGTTCAATGGAAGCGGCGCGTCCGCGGGTGACGTCACGGCAGTGGAGAGGATTCTTCAGGACGCGCATCTCAGCTATGCGATGGCGAGCTCCCGGCAGCTCGACGCCATGACCGCCGCGAATCTGCGCGCATATCGATTGTTGATCGTCCCCGGCGGCAACTTCGAGCGGATCGGTAACAGTCTGACACCGGCCGCCGCAGCGCACGTGCGCGACGCGGTGCAAGGTGGCTTGAACTACCTCGGCATTTGCGCCGGCGCGTTCTTCGCCGGGAATTCTCCGTACAACGGACTCAATCTCACGTCCGGCGTCCGATTCCCCTTCTTTGCCGCCGAAGCTCGCGGTGTTCGCAAAGCATCGGTACAAATAGACGTCGCCGGTTCGACGCCGCTGGAGCAGTATTGGGAAGACGGCCCCCAACTCACCGGCTGGGGTGACGTCGTCGCCAAGTACGCCGACGGCACGCCGGCCATCGCGCAGGGCAGCTTCGGAAACGGATGGGTGATCCTCTTGGGAACGCATCCCGAAGCGCCGGATAGCTGGCGCAACGCGCTTGGCTTCACCACGTCGGGCGCGGCGTCGAGAGCCTTTGCCGTCACGCTGACTACCGCCGCGCTCAACGCGACTCGGTTGCAGCATTATTAG
- a CDS encoding MFS transporter, translated as MPPDRKRPHLTRALSHRNYRLFFSGQSVSLMGTWITRIATSWLVYRLTGSAFLLGIVGFCGQIPTLVLAPFAGVLVDRHDRHRMLVWTQVLSALQSLALAILAFTHVINVAWILVLQVAQGIINAFDTPARQSFVVQMVDDPADLPNAIALNSTMVNSSRIIGPSIGGIIIAAVGEGWCFLIDAISYGAVIWSLLEMRVPRAEAHSRRHGSMLEELRDGFRYVSGFLPVRTALLLLALVSAMGMPYSVLMPVVAAQTLRGGAHTLGFLMTASGAGAVAGALYMASRRTVLGLGRVMVVSTAMFGSALIAFGFARSLWFALLVLPVVGAGFMTEMAATNTIVQTIVEERLRGRVMAFYTMAFLGSAPLGSLMAGIVAARIGASATIIVGGAACLAGAAWLAFRLPLLREHVRPIYVELGLLSATQADTGATRGVA; from the coding sequence GTGCCGCCAGACCGAAAGCGACCGCATCTCACGCGCGCCCTCTCACACCGCAACTACCGCCTGTTCTTCAGCGGTCAGAGCGTGTCGCTCATGGGCACGTGGATTACCCGCATCGCGACCAGCTGGCTCGTCTACCGTCTGACCGGGTCGGCATTTCTTCTCGGGATCGTCGGCTTTTGCGGTCAGATCCCGACGCTCGTGCTGGCGCCGTTTGCCGGCGTGCTGGTCGACCGGCACGACCGGCATCGCATGCTGGTCTGGACCCAAGTCCTCTCGGCGCTCCAATCGTTGGCGCTCGCGATCCTCGCGTTCACGCACGTCATCAACGTCGCCTGGATTCTGGTGCTTCAGGTGGCCCAGGGCATCATCAACGCGTTCGACACGCCGGCGCGCCAATCGTTCGTCGTCCAAATGGTCGACGATCCCGCTGACTTGCCCAACGCGATCGCGCTCAATTCGACGATGGTCAACAGCAGCCGCATCATCGGCCCGTCGATCGGCGGCATCATCATCGCGGCGGTTGGCGAGGGTTGGTGCTTCCTGATCGACGCGATCTCGTACGGCGCGGTGATCTGGTCGCTGCTCGAGATGCGCGTGCCGCGCGCCGAGGCGCATTCTCGGCGTCATGGATCGATGCTCGAGGAGTTGCGGGACGGATTTCGCTACGTGAGCGGTTTCCTGCCCGTGCGGACCGCGCTCCTGTTGCTCGCCCTCGTGAGCGCGATGGGCATGCCCTACTCCGTGCTCATGCCCGTCGTCGCGGCGCAAACGCTCCGTGGCGGCGCACACACGCTTGGATTTCTCATGACCGCGTCGGGAGCCGGCGCCGTGGCCGGCGCGCTCTACATGGCGTCGCGGCGAACCGTGCTCGGGCTCGGCCGGGTCATGGTGGTGTCGACGGCGATGTTCGGCTCCGCGCTCATCGCGTTCGGTTTCGCGCGCTCGCTCTGGTTTGCGTTGCTCGTGCTGCCGGTCGTCGGCGCGGGCTTCATGACGGAAATGGCGGCGACCAATACCATCGTGCAGACGATCGTCGAAGAGCGGCTTCGCGGACGCGTGATGGCGTTCTATACCATGGCGTTCCTCGGCAGCGCGCCGCTCGGCAGCCTCATGGCCGGCATCGTCGCGGCTCGCATCGGTGCGTCGGCCACGATCATCGTCGGAGGAGCGGCGTGTCTGGCCGGCGCCGCGTGGCTCGCGTTCCGACTACCGCTGCTCCGCGAGCATGTGCGTCCGATCTACGTCGAGCTCGGACTGCTCTCGGCGACCCAGGCAGACACCGGAGCGACGCGAGGCGTGGCCTAA
- a CDS encoding plastocyanin/azurin family copper-binding protein codes for MRTTALVATALAIAACGKGEQPAARPNSGATSTPGTGAAAAATGAAPQPITGKTWDVKMIAAGDNYRFSPATLTIKRGDGVRWTLVAGPGHNVVFWADSIPSGASSILQPNMGRTSGALASPMLVNPSETYLVSFAGVPVGAYHYYCAAHVAFGMIGTIIVE; via the coding sequence ATGCGAACAACCGCTTTGGTGGCAACCGCCCTCGCGATCGCCGCGTGCGGCAAGGGCGAACAGCCCGCGGCACGACCGAATTCCGGCGCGACTAGCACGCCCGGAACCGGCGCGGCTGCGGCCGCGACCGGTGCGGCACCCCAGCCGATTACCGGAAAAACCTGGGACGTGAAGATGATCGCCGCCGGCGACAACTACCGCTTTTCTCCGGCGACGCTCACGATCAAACGGGGAGACGGCGTGCGCTGGACGCTGGTCGCCGGTCCAGGGCACAACGTGGTCTTCTGGGCCGACAGCATTCCGTCCGGGGCGTCGAGCATTCTTCAGCCCAACATGGGCCGGACGTCGGGGGCGCTCGCCAGCCCGATGCTCGTCAATCCAAGCGAGACGTATCTCGTCTCGTTCGCGGGCGTTCCCGTCGGCGCGTATCACTACTATTGCGCGGCGCACGTGGCGTTCGGAATGATCGGGACGATCATCGTGGAGTAA
- a CDS encoding CHASE3 domain-containing protein, with product MRPGESHPPFQLGPLGRTVAPFLSAAIVLVFGVMAYEGVQRTRDAARVVAHTHQVIEANSQVLARMVDAETGERGYVITGDTAFLDPYRGAEEDAVSYVADLRRLTADNAPQQARVDTLADLVHRRFAVLASRIATRRDRGFERVRADLMADNGGKPLMDSARAILATISREQTRLLENRTASQQANQSRFVWIVILGAGAAALLALVISTILSRSAATEARLSREVHQRADELESANTSLHDQAVEMEMMNEHLQATNEQLQNQAAEMESLNAELQTTNDQLADRTIEAEQANRVKAEFLANMSHDLRTPLNAIVGYVDLLETGVHGPMGTEQANDLRRIKRSAGHLRGLISEVLDFAKIEAGQVQISIDEFPMESALAELRPMVEQQIAAKGLTLETSCAAGMIVRADREKVDQILVNLVANAIKFTEAGGKVEIDCRPDGQWVRADVRDTGGGIPPSQLDAIFVPFVQLEPSGYRGNDRGVGLGLAISRQLARAMRGDVTVSSVLGGGSTFTLRLPRAHVDAKM from the coding sequence ATGCGACCCGGCGAGAGTCATCCACCGTTTCAGCTGGGCCCACTGGGCAGGACGGTCGCACCGTTCTTGTCGGCTGCGATCGTTCTGGTGTTCGGCGTCATGGCATACGAGGGCGTTCAACGCACGCGCGATGCGGCGCGCGTCGTCGCCCACACGCACCAGGTGATCGAGGCGAACAGCCAGGTGTTGGCCCGGATGGTCGACGCCGAGACGGGCGAACGGGGATACGTCATCACGGGCGACACCGCGTTTCTCGATCCGTATCGAGGCGCCGAAGAAGACGCCGTCTCCTACGTCGCCGACCTTCGCCGTCTCACCGCGGACAACGCTCCGCAGCAGGCACGAGTCGATACATTGGCCGACCTGGTGCACCGACGCTTCGCGGTTCTAGCGTCGCGTATCGCCACGCGGCGGGACCGCGGCTTCGAGCGCGTTCGCGCCGACTTGATGGCCGACAACGGAGGCAAGCCGTTGATGGATTCCGCGCGTGCCATTCTCGCCACGATTAGCCGTGAGCAGACGCGCCTCCTCGAGAATCGCACCGCCAGCCAACAGGCGAACCAGAGCCGATTCGTGTGGATCGTCATCCTGGGCGCGGGCGCGGCGGCGCTTCTCGCTTTGGTCATCAGCACGATCTTGTCGAGGTCGGCGGCGACCGAGGCGCGCCTGTCACGCGAAGTGCACCAACGTGCCGACGAGCTCGAGTCGGCGAACACGAGCCTGCACGACCAAGCCGTCGAGATGGAAATGATGAACGAGCATCTGCAAGCGACCAATGAGCAGCTTCAGAATCAGGCGGCCGAGATGGAGTCGTTGAACGCCGAACTTCAGACGACGAACGATCAGTTGGCGGATCGAACGATCGAAGCCGAGCAGGCGAATCGCGTCAAGGCGGAGTTTCTCGCGAACATGAGCCACGATCTTCGTACTCCGCTCAACGCGATCGTCGGCTACGTCGATCTGCTCGAAACGGGCGTGCACGGGCCCATGGGAACGGAGCAGGCGAACGATCTTCGCCGTATCAAGCGCAGCGCCGGGCATTTGCGGGGACTCATTTCGGAAGTGCTCGATTTCGCCAAGATCGAAGCCGGTCAGGTGCAGATATCGATCGACGAGTTTCCGATGGAAAGCGCTCTCGCCGAATTGCGGCCCATGGTCGAGCAGCAGATCGCCGCGAAAGGCTTGACGCTCGAGACGTCGTGCGCCGCGGGCATGATCGTGCGCGCCGACCGAGAGAAAGTCGATCAGATTCTCGTGAATCTGGTCGCGAACGCGATCAAGTTCACCGAGGCCGGCGGTAAGGTGGAAATCGATTGCCGTCCCGACGGACAATGGGTCCGTGCCGACGTGCGGGACACCGGAGGCGGCATCCCGCCGAGCCAGCTCGATGCGATCTTCGTTCCGTTCGTGCAGCTCGAGCCGAGCGGCTACCGGGGGAACGATCGCGGGGTCGGGCTTGGCTTGGCCATCAGCCGTCAGCTCGCGCGCGCGATGCGCGGCGACGTGACCGTGTCGAGTGTGCTCGGCGGCGGAAGCACGTTCACGTTGCGTCTTCCGCGCGCGCACGTGGATGCAAAGATGTAA
- a CDS encoding DUF1697 domain-containing protein yields MALVVFLRGVNVGGHRRFRPSLLATQLERYDVVNIGAAGTFVVRNAGSRSAFEAALRSALPFDTHVMICDARDLLCAHAEHPYDARPPRAGVVRFVSVRSKASRLQPSLPVQLPHAGRWLVRVLAVEGQFVFGEYRRHMKTIGYLGQLDKLVGGPVTTRNWNTIATIVALLAQPNSAPTLRASTLRTSRSERAPRGSTDRA; encoded by the coding sequence ATGGCGCTGGTCGTCTTTCTCCGCGGCGTGAACGTTGGCGGGCACCGTAGGTTTCGCCCTTCGTTGCTCGCCACGCAACTCGAACGGTACGACGTCGTGAACATCGGCGCCGCCGGCACCTTCGTCGTGCGCAATGCCGGTTCTCGGTCCGCGTTCGAGGCGGCGCTTCGGAGCGCGCTCCCCTTCGACACGCACGTCATGATCTGCGACGCGCGTGACCTGCTCTGCGCGCACGCGGAGCATCCGTATGACGCGCGACCGCCGCGCGCCGGTGTCGTCCGCTTCGTCAGCGTGCGGTCGAAGGCGAGCCGTCTCCAGCCGTCGCTTCCGGTGCAACTCCCGCACGCGGGCAGATGGCTCGTCAGGGTTCTCGCCGTGGAGGGTCAGTTCGTCTTCGGCGAGTATCGCCGGCACATGAAGACGATCGGCTACCTCGGCCAGCTCGACAAGCTCGTCGGCGGGCCGGTCACGACGAGAAATTGGAATACGATCGCGACGATCGTCGCGCTGCTGGCTCAACCGAACAGCGCGCCTACTCTGCGCGCATCAACGCTTCGGACATCGCGAAGCGAACGAGCGCCGCGCGGTTCGACAGACCGAGCTTGA
- a CDS encoding SRPBCC domain-containing protein produces MTRNPVDTSPIVRAVSVSWPPDEAFRRFAIDFGAWWPRYTHSIGGRRVKRVVLEPRVGGALFEEHYDGTRYAWGTVTAFDPPRRIAFTFHASYAEQDAQRVDVSFTPEATGTRLELVSSGWERMGDAARRSRGGYAIGWGAILDRYAERFSAGELLFFAIAWGIDVTGQRGKFMRNSLGRVPPR; encoded by the coding sequence ATGACGCGAAACCCCGTCGATACGTCGCCCATTGTCCGCGCCGTGTCGGTGTCGTGGCCGCCGGACGAAGCGTTCCGCCGATTCGCGATTGACTTCGGCGCGTGGTGGCCGCGCTATACGCACTCCATCGGTGGCCGGCGGGTGAAACGCGTCGTGCTCGAGCCGCGCGTCGGCGGCGCGCTGTTCGAGGAGCACTACGACGGAACGCGCTACGCCTGGGGCACGGTCACCGCCTTCGATCCGCCGCGCCGGATCGCCTTCACCTTCCATGCGTCGTATGCGGAACAGGACGCGCAACGCGTCGACGTGTCGTTCACGCCCGAGGCGACCGGAACGAGGCTGGAGCTCGTGTCCTCCGGCTGGGAGCGGATGGGCGATGCGGCCCGCCGGTCGCGCGGCGGCTACGCGATCGGCTGGGGCGCGATTCTCGACCGATACGCCGAGCGGTTCAGCGCAGGCGAGCTTCTTTTTTTCGCGATCGCGTGGGGAATCGACGTCACGGGTCAACGTGGGAAGTTCATGCGGAACAGCCTGGGCCGGGTTCCCCCTCGATGA
- a CDS encoding metalloregulator ArsR/SmtB family transcription factor, with amino-acid sequence MTYVDTLVALADPTRRAMFEALRERPRTVGELAERVRVRQPTASQHLRVLRHAALVTHSPQGTRRYYQASREGLDALRRYVESLWDDVLAAYAASDPAPVARSKGKPRKAGARQSTSKRRQTASHP; translated from the coding sequence ATGACCTATGTAGATACACTTGTCGCGCTCGCCGATCCCACCCGGCGCGCGATGTTCGAAGCGCTGCGCGAGCGGCCGCGCACCGTCGGCGAACTCGCCGAGCGCGTGCGCGTCCGCCAGCCGACCGCCTCGCAGCATCTGCGCGTGCTTCGTCACGCGGCGCTGGTGACCCACAGCCCGCAGGGAACGCGCCGCTACTACCAGGCATCGCGCGAGGGGCTCGACGCGCTCCGCCGTTACGTCGAGTCGCTGTGGGACGACGTGCTCGCCGCGTACGCCGCGAGCGATCCAGCGCCGGTCGCGCGATCCAAGGGTAAGCCTCGCAAAGCAGGCGCGCGACAATCGACCTCAAAGCGCCGGCAGACGGCGTCGCACCCATGA
- a CDS encoding ATP-binding protein, which yields MAKRFWNTGPGRALRVALCAVLPPLVAFAAEAILLSTVTRWLMFNAAVIVSSWLGGLEAGIASTILSAALVWWFLMPPENGRAATDPAYFLTVVIFLAIGTAVSYFHESLRRARRALGTTANELEEAQRLAHIGSWAWDFRTKTGWWSPELYRIHRRDPALPLPGPEELGRFFTPESAASIRAAVERMMRDGTPFELELEAVFPDGGSCWVSTHAEAVRDSSGHLVGLRGTSQDITHVKTLERMKEEWTSVVAHDLRQPIGVIAMSAEMLPDAQPGDVTKPVAASVHHIRSAARSLNRMVNDLMDVSRLEAHRLSLERDWHEPAKLVHETLDHLRHLTPHSDVTVAAGGALLPVYVDRDRFEQILGNLVSNAVKYGDGKQGIRVELVQTGNDVRFGVVNHGKGIPTEELTRIFTRFGRTKGASGSGVSGLGLGLYIARGLVEAHGGHMWAESVPGDTTTINFSLPCHDGAEAAA from the coding sequence GTGGCGAAACGCTTTTGGAACACCGGACCGGGCCGGGCACTTCGCGTGGCGCTCTGCGCCGTGCTTCCGCCGCTGGTCGCGTTCGCGGCCGAGGCAATATTGCTCTCCACGGTCACACGGTGGCTGATGTTCAACGCCGCGGTGATCGTCAGCTCCTGGCTTGGCGGTCTCGAGGCCGGCATCGCATCGACGATCCTTTCAGCCGCGCTCGTGTGGTGGTTCCTCATGCCGCCAGAGAACGGCCGCGCCGCCACGGACCCGGCGTATTTCCTCACCGTCGTCATCTTTCTCGCGATCGGCACCGCGGTCAGCTATTTCCACGAGAGCCTGCGACGGGCGAGGCGCGCGCTCGGCACCACGGCGAACGAGCTCGAGGAAGCGCAGCGGCTCGCGCACATCGGGAGTTGGGCCTGGGACTTTCGCACCAAGACGGGCTGGTGGTCCCCCGAGCTGTATCGCATACACCGGCGTGATCCCGCGCTGCCGCTGCCCGGACCGGAGGAGCTCGGCCGCTTCTTCACCCCCGAGAGCGCGGCCTCGATTCGCGCGGCGGTCGAGCGCATGATGCGTGACGGAACACCCTTCGAGCTCGAGTTGGAAGCGGTTTTTCCGGACGGGGGCAGCTGTTGGGTCTCGACGCACGCGGAGGCGGTGCGCGATTCGTCCGGACACCTCGTCGGCCTGCGCGGGACGTCGCAGGACATCACGCACGTCAAGACGCTCGAGCGCATGAAAGAGGAGTGGACGTCGGTCGTCGCCCACGACCTGCGCCAGCCGATCGGCGTCATCGCGATGTCTGCCGAGATGCTGCCCGACGCTCAGCCGGGCGACGTCACAAAACCCGTGGCGGCGAGCGTACACCACATCCGATCAGCCGCGCGTTCGCTCAACCGCATGGTGAACGACCTGATGGACGTGTCTCGGCTCGAGGCGCACCGGCTTTCGCTCGAGCGCGACTGGCACGAACCCGCGAAGCTCGTTCACGAAACACTCGATCACCTCCGCCATTTGACGCCGCACAGCGACGTCACCGTAGCCGCCGGGGGCGCGTTGCTACCCGTGTACGTCGATCGCGACCGCTTCGAGCAGATACTCGGCAATCTCGTGAGCAACGCGGTGAAGTACGGCGACGGGAAGCAAGGCATTCGCGTGGAGCTGGTGCAGACCGGCAACGACGTCCGATTCGGCGTCGTGAACCACGGGAAAGGCATCCCGACGGAAGAGCTCACTCGGATCTTCACGCGGTTCGGCCGAACGAAAGGCGCGTCCGGCAGCGGCGTGTCCGGCCTGGGCCTCGGACTCTACATCGCGCGCGGCCTCGTCGAGGCGCACGGTGGTCACATGTGGGCGGAGAGCGTTCCGGGCGACACGACGACGATCAACTTTTCCCTGCCCTGCCACGACGGCGCGGAAGCGGCCGCGTGA
- a CDS encoding nuclear transport factor 2 family protein has product MRLPFDRSILLVVLLAPAALAQKKVKEPKPGAVELVRLENQWAAGLVKRDRALFDKLLAPKFIYTENDKLMRRDEVLNDIAGGSDTLTAARNEGMEVHEFGAVTAAVTGWLIVEGRSKGVPFVHRYRFTDTWVKRKAGWEIVAAQDYLAPK; this is encoded by the coding sequence ATGCGACTTCCATTCGACCGTTCGATTCTTCTCGTCGTTCTGCTCGCGCCCGCCGCGCTCGCCCAAAAGAAAGTGAAGGAGCCGAAACCTGGCGCGGTCGAGCTCGTGCGTCTGGAGAACCAGTGGGCCGCGGGTCTCGTGAAGCGGGACCGCGCGCTGTTCGACAAGCTGCTCGCGCCCAAGTTCATCTATACGGAGAACGACAAGTTGATGCGCCGCGACGAGGTGCTGAACGACATCGCCGGCGGCAGCGACACGCTGACGGCGGCGCGCAATGAAGGGATGGAGGTTCACGAGTTCGGCGCCGTCACGGCCGCGGTTACGGGTTGGCTCATCGTCGAAGGCCGCAGCAAGGGTGTCCCGTTCGTCCATCGCTACCGGTTCACCGATACGTGGGTGAAGCGAAAGGCGGGTTGGGAGATCGTCGCCGCGCAGGACTACCTCGCGCCGAAATGA
- a CDS encoding AI-2E family transporter has product MNNDPATDVSTATSLRWPLLVLAVGILIAVAPFVSGLVGALILFALTRRLHYRLATVIRPRVSAVVVAVGTLTVVLVPGAWLVTTIVNEAKDSLHGLNAEDVNRWLASTPFGGSDMTKDIDAILTSALGWLSGRAVRVVGGVATGILNVVLALFGLYYLLLNAPALWTRVKRLIGLPESVADLLAVRFGAITDALLLGTMLTCALQGTIVGIAFALVGLHPAVLWGFVTACAAVLPILGSGFVWLPGIVVLLFTHRFGAAALLAFLGGGIASNVDNVVRLIVYRRVSGIHPMVTLIGVFAGVRMFGLMGAFIGPLVLSCFVELLSVYDEARLGRWSGAPTAAESQPS; this is encoded by the coding sequence ATGAACAACGATCCGGCGACCGACGTCAGCACCGCGACAAGTTTGCGCTGGCCATTGCTGGTCTTGGCCGTCGGAATCCTCATCGCCGTCGCCCCGTTCGTTTCGGGGCTCGTGGGGGCGCTCATCCTCTTTGCCCTCACGCGCCGGCTGCACTACCGCCTTGCCACGGTCATCCGGCCGCGCGTGTCCGCGGTCGTGGTCGCCGTCGGGACGCTGACCGTCGTGCTCGTTCCCGGCGCCTGGCTCGTGACGACGATCGTCAACGAGGCGAAGGACTCGCTCCATGGGCTGAACGCCGAAGACGTCAATCGGTGGCTCGCGTCGACGCCGTTCGGCGGCTCTGACATGACGAAGGACATCGATGCCATCCTGACCTCGGCGCTCGGTTGGCTGTCCGGTCGCGCGGTGCGGGTCGTGGGTGGCGTAGCCACGGGGATTCTGAACGTCGTGCTGGCGCTGTTCGGGCTGTACTACCTCCTTCTCAACGCGCCGGCGCTGTGGACGCGCGTCAAACGATTGATCGGCTTGCCGGAGAGTGTCGCCGATCTACTTGCCGTACGCTTTGGCGCGATCACGGATGCACTCCTTCTCGGCACAATGCTCACGTGTGCGCTGCAAGGCACGATCGTCGGCATCGCGTTCGCGCTCGTCGGTCTCCATCCGGCGGTGCTTTGGGGATTCGTCACGGCGTGCGCGGCCGTGCTGCCGATCCTCGGCAGTGGCTTCGTGTGGTTGCCGGGCATCGTCGTACTGCTCTTCACGCACCGCTTCGGCGCCGCGGCGCTGCTGGCCTTCCTCGGCGGCGGCATCGCGTCGAACGTCGACAACGTCGTGCGGCTCATAGTGTATCGGCGTGTTTCCGGAATCCATCCGATGGTCACGCTGATCGGCGTTTTCGCCGGAGTACGCATGTTCGGCCTGATGGGGGCGTTCATTGGACCGCTCGTCCTTTCCTGCTTCGTCGAGCTTCTGTCCGTGTACGACGAGGCGCGGCTCGGGCGGTGGAGTGGCGCACCGACGGCGGCCGAGTCGCAACCCAGTTGA